A stretch of the Papaver somniferum cultivar HN1 chromosome 6, ASM357369v1, whole genome shotgun sequence genome encodes the following:
- the LOC113289971 gene encoding probable glutathione S-transferase, whose product MADEVVLMSFWPSMFGNRVKIALALKGVEYEFKEENLRDKSPLLLEMNPINKKIPVLVHKGKPICESLLIVEYIDEVWNQKSPLLPTDPYQKSQAKFWADYIDKKFAATAKEIWSTNGEEQENAKKKFIDILKVLEGELGESPYFGGDQFGFVDVALIPFYSWFYAYETFGNFSIEEDCPKIVAWANKCMEIESVAQSLPDPKKVYEFVSVIKGWLGIK is encoded by the exons ATGGCAGATGAAGTTGTCCTCATGAGTTTCTGGCCAAGTATGTTTGGAAACAGAGTTAAGATAGCTTTAGCTCTTAAAGGTGTCGAATATGAATTCAAAGAAGAAAACCTGAGAGACAAAAGTCCATTGCTTTTGGAGATGAATCCAATCAACAAAAAAATCCCTGTTCTGGTACATAAGGGGAAACCCATTTGTGAATCACTTTTAATTGTTGAATACATTGATGAAGTCTGGAATCAGAAGTCTCCATTGCTACCTACTGATCCTTACCAGAAATCTCAAGCTAAATTTTGGGCCGACTACATTGACAAGAAG TTCGCTGCAACTGCGAAAGAGATATGGAGTACCAATGGAGAAGAACAAGAGAATGCTAAGAAGAAATTCATTGACATTTTGAAAGTTTTGGAAGGAGAGCTCGGAGAAAGCCCATACTTTGGTGGTGATCAGTTTGGGTTTGTGGATGTGGCTCTCATCCCTTTCTACAGCTGGTTTTACGCATACGAgacttttggaaatttcagcatAGAAGAAGATTGTCCAAAGATTGTGGCCTGGGCAAACAAGTGCATGGAGATTGAGAGCGTTGCACAGTCACTTCCTGATCCAAAAAAGGTTTATGAATTTGTTTCAGTAATCAAAGGGTGGCTCGGGATCAAATAG
- the LOC113286365 gene encoding probable glutathione S-transferase: MADEVVLMSFWPSIFGNRVKIALSLKGVEYKFKEENLRDKSPLLLEMNPINKKILVLVHNGKPICESLLIVEYIDEVWNQKSPLLPNDPYQKYQAKFWADYIDKKFAATGKEIWSTNGEEQEDAKKNFIEILKVLEGELGEKPYFGGDQFGFVDAALIPFYSWFYAFETFGNFSIEEDCPKIVAWASKCMEIESVAQSLPDPKKVYEFVSVIKGWLGI; this comes from the exons ATGGCAGATGAAGTTGTCCTCATGAGTTTCTGGCCAAGTATATTTGGAAACAGAGTTAAGATAGCTTTATCTCTTAAAGGTGTCGAATATAAATTCAAAGAAGAAAACCTGAGAGACAAAAGTCCATTGCTTTTGGAGATGAATCCAATCAACAAAAAAATCCTTGTTCTGGTACATAACGGGAAACCCATTTGTGAATCACTTTTAATTGTTGAATACATTGATGAAGTCTGGAATCAGAAGTCTCCATTGCTACCTAATGATCCTTACCAGAAATATCAAGCTAAATTTTGGGCCGACTACATTGACAAGAAG TTCGCTGCAACTGGGAAAGAGATATGGAGTACCAATGGAGAAGAACAAGAGGATGCTAAGAAGAATTTCATTGAGATTTTGAAAGTTTTGGAAGGAGAGCTCGGAGAAAAGCCATACTTTGGTGGTGATCAATTTGGGTTTGTGGATGCGGCTCTCATTCCTTTCTATAGCTGGTTTTACGCATTCGAgacttttggaaatttcagcatAGAAGAAGATTGTCCAAAGATTGTGGCCTGGGCAAGCAAGTGCATGGAGATTGAGAGCGTTGCACAGTCACTTCCTGATCCAAAAAAGGTTTATGAATTTGTTTCCGTAATCAAAGGGTGGCTCGGGATCTAA